A single Phragmites australis chromosome 4, lpPhrAust1.1, whole genome shotgun sequence DNA region contains:
- the LOC133916171 gene encoding uncharacterized protein LOC133916171 isoform X1: MVAPATLSLRPCAAALAPPRAALPRSRAGLAPVTRPRQAVAVSIPPRRFGSLRRAVTVDSDRQGSSEPSEQQEKGPKTYYFLVANAKFMLDEEEHFQEQLAEKLRLYAERDKERDFWLVVEPKFLDRFPSITKRLKRPAAALVSTDGNWITFMKLRLDRVLADQFDAESVEEALASNPVELKFDKPEKWTAPYPKYEFGWWEPFLPPKSSNGTA; encoded by the exons ATGGTGGCTCCCGCAACGCTCTCCCTCCGCCCCTGCGCGGCGGCCCTCGCACCGCCACGGGCCGCGCTGCCCCGCTCCCGCGCCGGGCTGGCGCCCGTTACTCGGCCTCGTCAGGCCGTCGCCGTCTCGATCCCGCCGAGGCGGTTCGGTAGCCTCCGCCGCGCCGTCACCGTCGACTCCGATCGGCAAGGCTCCTCGGAGCCTTCCGAGCAG CAGGAGAAGGGGCCGAAGACGTACTACTTCCTGGTGGCGAATGCCAAGTTCATGCTGGACGAGGAGGAGCACTTCCAGGAGCAGCTCGCTGAGAAGCTGCGCCTTTACGCCGAGCGCGACAAGGAGCGCGACTTCTGGCTCGTGGTCGAGCCCAAGTTCCTCGACAGGTTTCCTAGCATCACCAAGCGCCTCaagcgccccgccgccgcgctcgtcTCCACCGACGGCAACTGGATCAC TTTCATGAAGCTCAGGCTAGACAGGGTCTTAGCGGACCAATTCGATGCAGAATCGGTTGAAGAGGCATTGGCTTCTAATCCTGTTGAGCTGAAATTTGACAAGCCTGAGAAATGGACAGCTCCATACCCTAAATACGAGTTTGGATGGTGGGAGCCTTTCTTGCCCCCAAAGTCCAGCAATGGCACGGCGTAG
- the LOC133916171 gene encoding uncharacterized protein LOC133916171 isoform X2, whose protein sequence is MVAPATLSLRPCAAALAPPRAALPRSRAGLAPVTRPRQAVAVSIPPRRFGSLRRAVTVDSDRQGSSEPSEQEKGPKTYYFLVANAKFMLDEEEHFQEQLAEKLRLYAERDKERDFWLVVEPKFLDRFPSITKRLKRPAAALVSTDGNWITFMKLRLDRVLADQFDAESVEEALASNPVELKFDKPEKWTAPYPKYEFGWWEPFLPPKSSNGTA, encoded by the exons ATGGTGGCTCCCGCAACGCTCTCCCTCCGCCCCTGCGCGGCGGCCCTCGCACCGCCACGGGCCGCGCTGCCCCGCTCCCGCGCCGGGCTGGCGCCCGTTACTCGGCCTCGTCAGGCCGTCGCCGTCTCGATCCCGCCGAGGCGGTTCGGTAGCCTCCGCCGCGCCGTCACCGTCGACTCCGATCGGCAAGGCTCCTCGGAGCCTTCCGAGCAG GAGAAGGGGCCGAAGACGTACTACTTCCTGGTGGCGAATGCCAAGTTCATGCTGGACGAGGAGGAGCACTTCCAGGAGCAGCTCGCTGAGAAGCTGCGCCTTTACGCCGAGCGCGACAAGGAGCGCGACTTCTGGCTCGTGGTCGAGCCCAAGTTCCTCGACAGGTTTCCTAGCATCACCAAGCGCCTCaagcgccccgccgccgcgctcgtcTCCACCGACGGCAACTGGATCAC TTTCATGAAGCTCAGGCTAGACAGGGTCTTAGCGGACCAATTCGATGCAGAATCGGTTGAAGAGGCATTGGCTTCTAATCCTGTTGAGCTGAAATTTGACAAGCCTGAGAAATGGACAGCTCCATACCCTAAATACGAGTTTGGATGGTGGGAGCCTTTCTTGCCCCCAAAGTCCAGCAATGGCACGGCGTAG